The genomic region CGAGGAGGACCTCGCGGTGCTCACGGGGCGCAGCTGAGCGACGCATGGCTCAGCCCGCCGCCTCGAACAGGTGCACGCCGTCGCGTGGCGTCCAGTCCGGGTTCTCCCAGGCGAGCATCTTGCCGGGGTTGAGAAGCCCGTGCGGATCGGCCTCGCGCTTGAACGCGAGCTGCAGCGTGTCGACCTTCTTCATCCCCCCCTCCTCGAGCGTGAAGGCGTGCGGGTTGAAGATCGGGCAGCCCGCGGCCTCGTGCGCGGCAATGATCTCGGCAAGACGCGCCTCGGTGGTGAAGCGCACGAGCTGAAGGCCGAAGCAGCACACCTCGCCGCCGAACTTCACGAACTCGAGGTGCATCGGCACCTCGTCGCCGAACCGCTCAGCCATCTCGGCGACCTTGGCGAGGTGGCTGGGGGGCGGGAACAGCGTCTGGAGGTAGGTGATGCTTCGGTCGGTCTTCAGCGCCTGCAAGGTCGTGTGGTTCCAGGAATATTCGTAGAGCGGAACGTCCGCGGCCTCCGTTTCGCGGCGGTAGAGTTCCGTGCCGCCATAAGCGGCAAGCAGGCCCGGAACGAGATCGAGGAACGGCTCGGCGACCATCAGCAGCACAACGGCCACGCCGTCCGGGATCACCCCCTCGAAGGCCTTGAAGTAGCGCTGCGGCACCGGCGCATCGATCACCGAGACGAGCTTCTTGACGATCCCGTCCTGGCGCGTGAAGCCGTCGGCGAAGCGCGCTGCCGCCTCGAGGGTCGGAAAGCCCGCGATCAGGTCCACCCAGGTCCAGGCGGGAGCGAGCGGCATCTCCACCTCGGTGATGATGCCGTTCGTTCCGTAGGCGTGGTTCGCCTTCTGGATGTCGGGGCCGCGGAGTTCGAGCACGCGCGGGCTCTCCTCCATCGTCATCAGCCTGAGCCCGAGGATGTTCCCGGGCTCGCGCAGGATTCCCCAGGTGCAGGACCCGATGCCTGAGGAGCCGCCGGCGATGAAGCCGCCGATCGTCGCGGTGCGGCGTGTGGAGGGGTGGAAGCGAAGCTCACCGCCAACGGAGGCGCGGGTCACCGCGTCGATCTCGCCGAGTTTCGCGCCGCACTGGGCGCGCACCACGCCGGGCTTCGCCCAGAGCACGCGGTCAAGCCCGGAGAGATCAAGCACGATGCCGCCGCAGAGCGGCATGGCCTGGCCGTAGTTCCCGGTTCCTGCCCCGCGCGGGGTGACAGGGGTGCGGTGGCGGACGCAGGCCGCGAGCACGCGCGCAAGCTCATCCTCCGAGCGCGGGCTCACCACCGCCTCCGCCGTCAGCTTGTCGAGCTGCCGCTTCAGCACCGGCGAATACCAGAAGAAGTCGCGGCTCTTCTGCCGCACAAGAGCCCGGTCGGTCTCGGCGGGGATGTCCTGAAGCTCCGAAAGCAACGCTTCGATGCCGCTCATTCCGCCGCCTCCTGCCCGGAAAGTGGCCTGAAACTCGACATCTTGCCCGGGTTGAGCAGGCCGAAGGGATCGACCTCGCGCTTGAAGGCAAGACGGTCAGCGGCCACAAGCTTCCACCGCGCACCTTCCTCGAGCGTGCACACATGCGGGTTCGCGACCGCAACCCCCTCCGCCTCGCACGCGGCGATGATCTCGGCGAGGCGCTCGGGCGTGGTCCAGCGCAGGAGCGGCAGCCCGCTCATCGTCACCTGCCCGCCGAAGCGCGCGACCTCGGTGTGCATCATGAGTTCGTCTGCGAAACGCTCGCGGAGGCGAGCGAGCGTCTCGAGCGTCCGGCCGACCGGGAAGAGGCATTGGAGGTAGGTGACGCCCTTGTCGCGCTTGAGCACGTGCAGCGTTGTGTGGTTCCAGGTGTATTCGTAGAAGGGCGTGAGTTCGGGGGAGGCTTCGGCGGCGGCGAAATCCTGCTCCGCCTCGATTTCGCCGGCATGCTCGGCGGCGAGCTCCGCCACCGCTCCCATCGCGCCTGCGCCGACCATCGCGAGAACGATCGGCCGGCCTTGGGGGAGGAGCTCGGCAAGCCCGGTGAAGAACGACGGCAGCGGCCAGTCGATCACCGCGCACATCTTCTTCGGAATGCCGTCGGCGAGGCCGAGCGCGAGGCCGAAGGCGGCCGCCGCGGGGAAGTCGGGGAAGCTCACGGCGATGTCGCGCCAAGCCATTGCGGGGGCGAGCGGAAGCCGAACCCGCGTGATCACGCCGGTCGTCCCGAAGGCGTGGTTGGCGGGTGCCGCCTTGCCCCAGGAGAGATCGATCAGCCTCGGCTTCGGCTCCATCGTCGCGATCGTGACGCCAGCGAGATTGCCCCGTTCACGTAAGGTTCCGTGCGTGATCCCACCCACCCCTGCGCCGCCGCCGGCGACGAACCCGCCCACCGTCGCCGTGCGCTTGGTCGAAGGCCACAGCCGAAGCTCCCATCCCTGCTGCCGCGCCCAGGCATCGACCTGCAGAAGCGTCGCCCCCGCCTGCACCTCGGCCACCCCGTCCGCGAAGGACAGGATCCGGTCCATACCCGTCATGTCGAGAATGGCGCCGCCCGCAAGTGGAACGGCTTGGCCGTAGTTCCCCGTCCCTCCCCCTCGCGGCACCACGGGGATCCGGTGCCGCACGCAGGCGGCGAGCACGGCGAGCACCTCCGCCTCGTCGCTCGGGCGGATCACCACCTCGCCACGCTTGCCCTCGAGCAGCGTCTTGAGCACCGGGCTCTACCAGAAAAAGTCCCGGCTCTTGAGCCTGACGATCGCTGGGTCTGTCTCCGCCTCGATGCCGGGAAGCTCCGCGAGCAGGGCGGCGATGCGTCGCGAGGGCGGCTCAGGCATCGGCCGTCTCCTTGAACCACGCCTGGAGGTCGAGGGCGGAGATCTCGCCGAGGAGGTCGGCGAGCGCCCGGCTCGCGCGGTCGAGCACGGCTTCACCGAGCTCTGGCGTCGCCGCGGCGGCGTTGCCGACGGCACCTGCGGGGTTCAGATCCTGCGCCTGCCAGCCGAAGGCGACGGCGCCGCCCGCGCGCAGCCCCGTGTGGGCGTCCCAGGCTTCCGTCCTGTTGCGGAACTCACGCGCGGCGTCGGGGCGGACGCGATCGGGCGCGAGCGCGAGCATCAGCGCCGTCTCCACCTGGCCGGCATGAATGCCGAACCGGAGCTCGTTGGCCGGAACGAGTCCGGAAGGCGGCGCGAGACGGTTCCAGAGGCAGGTGGCGGCGAAGATCCGGTGGCGGATGCGCAGGCGCCGGCAGACGATCTCCGCCGCCTGCGGCTGCCCGCCATGGGCGTTCAGGAGAAGGAGCTTGCGCACGCCTGAGGCGGCGACGGAGGCGCCGATCTCCGTCCAGGCCGTGATCGCCGTTTCCGGCGAAAGCGAGAGCGTCCCAGAATACCGGTCATGCTCGACCGAGACGCCGATCGCCTGGGTGGGCAGAACAAGCACCGGAAGCTCGTCCGGAAGAAGCGCGAGCGCGCGGGCGAGAACGCCTTCGCAGATCGTCGTGTCGACCGAGACGGCGAGATGCGGCCCGTGCTGCTCGGTCGCGCCGAGCGGCAGCACGGCCACGGTGCGGTCACGGTCGAGCGTGCGGAACTCGGGGGAGGTGAGCTCGGTCCAGAACCGTTTCGGCTGCGCCATGGCTCAGCTTCCCGTCGCGTAGGCCGCCTCGACCGAGCGCGTCGCCCAGAAGGTCATACGCCTCTCGAGGATCGCGAACAGGGAGTACATGGCGATCCCCATCGCCGCGACGACGAGAAGGGCGGCGAAGACGAGCGGGATCTGGAACCGGGAGGAGGCCTGGATCATCAGATACCCCACGCCCTCGTTGGAGCCGACCGTCTCGGAGATGATCGAGCCGACGAAGGCAAGCGTGATCGCGACCTTGAGCGAGGCGAAGAAGTAGGGGGCGGCGCGCGGCAGACCGACCTTGCGCAGGATCTCGACTCGGCTCGCGCCGAGGCTGCGCAGAACGTCTCGAAGTTCGGGCTCGAGGGTGGCGATCCCGGTCGCGACATTCACCGTGATCGGGAAGAAGCTGATCAGGAAGGCGGTGAGCACGGCCGGGACGGCACCGATGCCGAACCAGATGATCAGCACCGGAACGATCGCCACCTTCGGTACCGAGTTGAACCCGATCAGAACCGGCAGAAGCGCGCGGTAGGCGACAGCCGAGGAGCCCACCGCGACGCCGAGAGCGACGCCGCCAACCACAGAGAGCGCGAACCCCGCAAGCGTGGTGGCCAGCGTGTGCAGGGCGTGATGCGCAATCGGCCCCGAGAACTCGGCAAGCGAGGCGAACACGGCCGAGGGAGCAGGAAGGACGAAGGGAGGAAGGCGCGCGGCGAGGACGAGGACCTCCCAGGCGATGAACAGCCCCGCCACCACGAGCCAGGGCATCACCGCCGCCTGAAGGCGCGGGCTCATCACGTCGCCGTCCTCGCCGCGGCGATGCGCTCGCGCAACGCATGCACGATGTCGACGAAGGCCGGCGTGAAGGATGCCTCGAGGTCGCGCGGCCGCGGCAGAGGCACGGCGCGGGTCTCAATGATCCGCCCCGGCCGGGCGCTCATCACATGCACCGTGTCAGCGAGATAGACGGCCTCGCGCAGATCATGCGTGACGAGGATGCAGGTGAAGCGTCGCTCGAGCCAGAGGTCCTGCAGAACCGCCCAAAGCTCCTCCCGGGTGAAGGCGTCGAGCGCCGCGAAGGGCTCATCGAGCATCAGGAGCTCGGGCTCGTGGATCAGAGCGCGGCAGAGGCTCGCCCGCTGCTGCATCCCGCCCGAGAGCTGCCACGGATACTTGTCCTCGAAGCCGGCGAGGCCGACCGTCGCAAGCAGGGCGCGCGCGCGCGCGACGTGCCGCTCACGGTCGCGTCGGAAGGTGGCCTTGTAGGGGGAGACGATCTCGAGGGGGAGGAGCACGTTCTCGAGCGTGGTGCGCCAGGGCAGAAGGGTCGGGTTCTGGAACGCCATGCCGACGATCTTGAGCGGGCCGGATACCTCCCGCCCGCCCACGATCACAGCGCCTTCCGAGGCCGGAGCGAGCCCGGTGACGAGCTTCATCAGCGTCGACTTGCCGCAGCCCGAGGGCCCGACGACGGCGGCGAACTCGCCGCGCCGGATGGCGAGATCGAGCCCTGAGACGGCGAGCGTCCCGCCCGCCCCGCCATAGCGTAGCGCCACCCTTTCGAGGCTGACGAACCGCGCCGCGGCATCAACCACGGGGGGAAACCCGTGCACGACGCCTCACTGTGCCACGGCGAGCGCCGCCGCCTCGGGCAGGAAGCGCGGGTCGTAGATCTCCGAGGCGGCGAGCGGGCGGGCGATGTTGAACGCCTCGCGCACGATGTCGATCGACCGCTGCAGCCGGGCCATGTCGATCCTGCCGAAGCCGTTGGCGACCACGTGCGGGGTGAAGGTGAGCTCGCGGAAGCCGAGCTCCATCCGCTCGCGCTCCACCGCCTCGTTGATCAGCGGGTCGCGCCGCTTCAGCGCCGCGATCGCAGCTGCCGGGTCACGCCGCGCCTCGTTCTGGCCGCGCACGATCGCGGTGATCAGGCCCGTGACCGCGCGCGGGTTCGCCTCAGCCCAGCGCCGCGTCATGAGCAGCGATGTCGAATAGAGGTCGACGCCGTAGTCGCCGTACCTGAACGTCACGATGTCATCCGCCGGAACACCGGCGGCGCGAAGCGACAGGATCCCCGACGTGATGAAGCCGGTGATGGCGTTCGCCTGGCCCTGGACGAGCATCGTCTCGCGCAGCTGGGGCGAGACCGTCTGCCAGCGCACCGAGTTGAGGTCGAGGCCGACGGCGCGGGCGAAGGCGGGGAAGAGCTGGCGGCCCGAATCGGTCTCCGGTGCGGCGAGGATCTTGCCGGCGAGGTCCTGCGGCCGGCGGATGTTCTGGCCCTTGAGAGTCATCACCGCGAGCGGGCTTGCCTCGTAGATGATGAAGGGGGTGAACAGTGTGCTGTCAGGGTTCTCGAGGCGCAGGCGGATCGTCGGGTTGATGTCGGCGATGCCGACGTCATAGGTGCCGGCGGCGATCTTGATCGGAACGTCGCCCGAACCGAAGCCGCGGTCCATCGTCACGTTCAGCCCCTGGTCGCGGAAGTAGCCGCGCTCAAGAGCGAGCAGGAAGGGCGCCTGCGGGCCCTGGAAGGCCCAGTCGAGGCTGAACTTCACGTCGGTCGCGGCCGCGGGCAGGGAAGCGGCGGCAAGCGCAAGCCCGAAGGCGGCAGTGCGAACAACCCCCATAGTGAGCTCCCTTTTCTCACGTCGCGGGGCGTTCGATCGCCCCCCCAGTCGTCCAAAGTTAAGCAACCGGCGTGCCGGGCGCACCATCGCAGCGCCCCGGTCTGCGCCCCGATCGACTCGGCCTGCCCTGCCCTTGCCGCGGCAGCCTGCCCAAGCCGTGGGCACCACGGCAACGGTCACGCGGCGACGGCGCCCGTATCCTCGACGATCCGTCCATCGACAAGCCGAACCTGACGCCGCGCCCGCGCGGCGAGCGCCGGATCATGTGTCACGACGACGATGCTCCGTCCGTGCTCGGCGACCAGGGTCTCAAACAAGTCGAACATCGAGGCGGCGTTGCGGCTGTCGAGATTGCCCGTGGGCTCGTCGGCGAGCACGAGAGCGGGGTCGTTGGCGAGCGCCCGCGCCACGGCCACGCGCTGGCGCATGCCGCCCGAGAGTTCCTCGGGCAGTTTCGCCATCGCGTCCGCAAGCCCGAGCCGTTCGAGCAGCGCCTCGGCACGCGCCCGAAGCGCTGCCTCCTCGCCGCCTAGGCGGCGCATCGGCAGAAGCACGTTCTCGAGCGAGGTGAATTCCGGCAACAGGAAGTGGAACTGGAACACGAAGCCGAGCCGCTGCCTGCGCAGCCGCGCGAGCGCCCCTGCAGAGAGGCGGGCGGTGTCCTCGCCGTCGATCAGGACATGGCCTTCCGTCGGCCGGTCGAGCAGGCCGAGGAGGTAGAGAAGCGAGGACTTGCCCGAACCGGACGGGCCGGTGACCGCGACGAACTCGCCCCGTCCGATCGCGAGATCGATCCCCCGAACGAGGGTGACGGGCACCGGGCCCGGAAGCGTCCGCGTCACGCCGCGCGCCTCAAGCAGCGGGCTCATGCCGCCCCCCGCACGATCTCGACCGGGTTGAGAGAGGCCGCACGCCGCGCAGGAACGAGGGCGGCGACCGCGGCGGCAAGGAGAGCGAAGCCCCCGCCCGCGAGATAGGGCCAGAGTTCGCGGGCGAGGATGAACCCTCCCGTGCCGCGGATCACCCCTCCCGCCTCCTCGAACCGAACCTGGGACAGGCCGAAGATCAGCCCCTCGCCCACGAGAGCGCCCAGCACAGCGCCGGCCGCGCCGACGAGCACGCCCTCGATGGTGAAGATCCGCAGGATGTCGCCTTCGGTGAAGCCGAGGCTCTTGAGTATGGCGATGTCGCGCGCCTTTTCGTGCACCACGGTCGAGATGATCGAGTAGATGCCGAACGCGGCCACCAGCAGGATCGCGCCGACGACGCTGAACATGATCGCGTTTTGGATCACGAACAGCGACAGCACGTTCCG from Elioraea tepida harbors:
- a CDS encoding creatininase family protein produces the protein MAQPKRFWTELTSPEFRTLDRDRTVAVLPLGATEQHGPHLAVSVDTTICEGVLARALALLPDELPVLVLPTQAIGVSVEHDRYSGTLSLSPETAITAWTEIGASVAASGVRKLLLLNAHGGQPQAAEIVCRRLRIRHRIFAATCLWNRLAPPSGLVPANELRFGIHAGQVETALMLALAPDRVRPDAAREFRNRTEAWDAHTGLRAGGAVAFGWQAQDLNPAGAVGNAAAATPELGEAVLDRASRALADLLGEISALDLQAWFKETADA
- a CDS encoding ABC transporter ATP-binding protein, producing the protein MSPLLEARGVTRTLPGPVPVTLVRGIDLAIGRGEFVAVTGPSGSGKSSLLYLLGLLDRPTEGHVLIDGEDTARLSAGALARLRRQRLGFVFQFHFLLPEFTSLENVLLPMRRLGGEEAALRARAEALLERLGLADAMAKLPEELSGGMRQRVAVARALANDPALVLADEPTGNLDSRNAASMFDLFETLVAEHGRSIVVVTHDPALAARARRQVRLVDGRIVEDTGAVAA
- a CDS encoding FAD-binding oxidoreductase; translation: MSGIEALLSELQDIPAETDRALVRQKSRDFFWYSPVLKRQLDKLTAEAVVSPRSEDELARVLAACVRHRTPVTPRGAGTGNYGQAMPLCGGIVLDLSGLDRVLWAKPGVVRAQCGAKLGEIDAVTRASVGGELRFHPSTRRTATIGGFIAGGSSGIGSCTWGILREPGNILGLRLMTMEESPRVLELRGPDIQKANHAYGTNGIITEVEMPLAPAWTWVDLIAGFPTLEAAARFADGFTRQDGIVKKLVSVIDAPVPQRYFKAFEGVIPDGVAVVLLMVAEPFLDLVPGLLAAYGGTELYRRETEAADVPLYEYSWNHTTLQALKTDRSITYLQTLFPPPSHLAKVAEMAERFGDEVPMHLEFVKFGGEVCCFGLQLVRFTTEARLAEIIAAHEAAGCPIFNPHAFTLEEGGMKKVDTLQLAFKREADPHGLLNPGKMLAWENPDWTPRDGVHLFEAAG
- a CDS encoding ABC transporter substrate-binding protein → MGVVRTAAFGLALAAASLPAAATDVKFSLDWAFQGPQAPFLLALERGYFRDQGLNVTMDRGFGSGDVPIKIAAGTYDVGIADINPTIRLRLENPDSTLFTPFIIYEASPLAVMTLKGQNIRRPQDLAGKILAAPETDSGRQLFPAFARAVGLDLNSVRWQTVSPQLRETMLVQGQANAITGFITSGILSLRAAGVPADDIVTFRYGDYGVDLYSTSLLMTRRWAEANPRAVTGLITAIVRGQNEARRDPAAAIAALKRRDPLINEAVERERMELGFRELTFTPHVVANGFGRIDMARLQRSIDIVREAFNIARPLAASEIYDPRFLPEAAALAVAQ
- a CDS encoding ABC transporter permease — its product is MSPRLQAAVMPWLVVAGLFIAWEVLVLAARLPPFVLPAPSAVFASLAEFSGPIAHHALHTLATTLAGFALSVVGGVALGVAVGSSAVAYRALLPVLIGFNSVPKVAIVPVLIIWFGIGAVPAVLTAFLISFFPITVNVATGIATLEPELRDVLRSLGASRVEILRKVGLPRAAPYFFASLKVAITLAFVGSIISETVGSNEGVGYLMIQASSRFQIPLVFAALLVVAAMGIAMYSLFAILERRMTFWATRSVEAAYATGS
- a CDS encoding FAD-binding oxidoreductase yields the protein MLKTLLEGKRGEVVIRPSDEAEVLAVLAACVRHRIPVVPRGGGTGNYGQAVPLAGGAILDMTGMDRILSFADGVAEVQAGATLLQVDAWARQQGWELRLWPSTKRTATVGGFVAGGGAGVGGITHGTLRERGNLAGVTIATMEPKPRLIDLSWGKAAPANHAFGTTGVITRVRLPLAPAMAWRDIAVSFPDFPAAAAFGLALGLADGIPKKMCAVIDWPLPSFFTGLAELLPQGRPIVLAMVGAGAMGAVAELAAEHAGEIEAEQDFAAAEASPELTPFYEYTWNHTTLHVLKRDKGVTYLQCLFPVGRTLETLARLRERFADELMMHTEVARFGGQVTMSGLPLLRWTTPERLAEIIAACEAEGVAVANPHVCTLEEGARWKLVAADRLAFKREVDPFGLLNPGKMSSFRPLSGQEAAE
- a CDS encoding ABC transporter ATP-binding protein, which codes for MHGFPPVVDAAARFVSLERVALRYGGAGGTLAVSGLDLAIRRGEFAAVVGPSGCGKSTLMKLVTGLAPASEGAVIVGGREVSGPLKIVGMAFQNPTLLPWRTTLENVLLPLEIVSPYKATFRRDRERHVARARALLATVGLAGFEDKYPWQLSGGMQQRASLCRALIHEPELLMLDEPFAALDAFTREELWAVLQDLWLERRFTCILVTHDLREAVYLADTVHVMSARPGRIIETRAVPLPRPRDLEASFTPAFVDIVHALRERIAAARTAT